GTTGTTTTGAAAGCGCCTTGAGaaatggaagaagtggaagaagtggaagagtcttTCATACGTAACCGTTCGAATGTTGAGCGCGTGATTTTGACGCGCTATCTTGTCTCTCTTCATGCGCGTGATTTCTGTTTGGGCTGGGCCAACTTGTTTGCTTGTaggcttgtatgtgtagcaggcccgtTTTATTAACTTCGTTGGTgatgtaaaatttatttgaatgtaattaaattgttaaaaaatatatttttaataaatttttttaatatatttgacaaaaattttaacaataaaaatagaaacattttaaaaatatttttgaattatagtttacatttttttaaaaattatttaaaaaattcaaaaagataaattatcaCTAGTATTTTATCCATAATACTATTACGAAaatatgaatcttttaaaattatgtcgGTTCTGGTACTATAGAGTATGACACACAAAATTTATAACACCAAATTACTTTAATAGAATAGTTCTAAGAGACAAAAGGCCCcataaactttttaatttattattttcacatgaaagactttatttattttacttattttaagatttattatttaaaatttaaaagaatttaacgtatatatttttatatttaattacataTTACATTTGTTGCACAAATTcaggtaattaatttttacacttgctatttaaaaataattttctttttctagatatatacaaatattattagatgttaacataaaaaaaattctattgatagtaataaaattaattcatttgtTTTAGAATAACTGAATCTTGATTCTAACTTCTAATcacaatattagtatttttttaatattatatgtaataaatatttaaacaaaaagtgaaaatatatattaaaaagataagtagtaaaaatttaaaattaaataaaaaatatgtatataataatattttttatttaaattatattatgttgttaattttattttttgtagatcATAAAGgtagagaaaaatagaaaatgagagaaaagagagagaaagataaagaaaaagaatgagcGAGGGAGTTGTAATACCCTACCACGCAGAGTCTTATGCTTGAGTCATATTATCTTTTGGATTGTCTTTTGGGATTTCCTtactatatatgtatgtatactgTATGTTCGgatcggttatcttcgcaaACCGAGTCCTGAGCCTTGATATATGTATTATTGACACTCTTCTGTATGGCTTTTCAGGTTAGATTATCTTATATCCGCTTCAtatacgttatcgatcggagtgttgcactTTTGATTTATCGGTTTTGATTTACCCACTTTTCTTCAAAGTCTCCTAGTTATAAACTTTTTTGCAATACTACACGTACTATATTTAtctttagaggtcgtaatatctCACTACCtctattttatgacttaagcataagactttgcgtgatagggtgttacaggagtttgttaattttggaagctaagaaaatttttttattttatttataatacaaaTATCTGGTGAcacattttgatttgtcaaattactaatataaaatatgaattataaattatatatagagtgagaaggatagagagaaatagaaaaaaagagagaggtaaataagaaaatataagaagaaaaataatatataatataatataatattttaataagagGNNNNNNNNNNNNNNNNNNNNNNNNNNNNNNNNNNNNNNNNNNNNNNNNNNNNNNNNNNNNNNNNNNNNNNNNNNNNNNNNNNNNNNNNNNNNNNNNNNNNNNNNNNNNNNNNNNNNNNNNNNNNNNNNNNNNNNNNNNNNNNNNNNNNNNNNNNNNNNNNNNNNNNNNNNNNNNNNNNNNNNNNNNNNNNNNNNNNNNNNNNNNNNNNNNNNNNNNAGGGAACTTATGAAATATCGACATGGGGTATAAGAATAAAGCGAATACTTGCAAATATGAATTAAGAAAGCAGGAATAGACCTGAACATCATAGAACTTGATATAGAATCGGGAACTATCAATGAAAAGCTTAGTTTTCAGGATGTCAGCAATGGTGGAACTTAGTTTGCCATTAACAGAAGGATCAAGGCCACCAATGGAGATGAGTTCACCATAAGCAGCTGGCTCCTCAGAGCCAGCAAACGCAATAGGGACACTCCCATTCAACAGTATCATCACATACTGCAAAAGAAAGAACCCAGAGGGATTCAGAGTAATTTCATCGAACAAGAGGTGTGCAAtgcagaaacaagaaaaagagaagaggtGTTCTTAACGGATTCGGGTTTTCCGATTATCTTAGCAACAGCTTTGGTGGCGTCTCTGAGAATGTCGGAAGCAACGACGGTGTCGACGGGGATGTTGGTGAACAAGTTCAGCGTCGGCATTGCTGCTGCAACCTCCAAACACCGCTGGGTCAAAGATTAGGTTAAGGATAAGCTCTATCTCTCTTCACAAAACAAGCCTATAGTACTATTACTATTTACTACTATATTGGCAcatcttaataataataataataataattagggAAGTTCTATGATATGCGTAGAGTTAGACATCCAGAGGTATGGATCCAACGTGGACGGGACGCAGTTACGACACGTGCACGCAAGCCCTGTGTCGTTAGAGCATGTGAGTTGATAGAAAGGCTGAAAGAAGCAGGTGAGGAACAGGCCTCGTGTTTTGTTCCATGGAGTGTtaccaatttaataaaattgattaaatatgTGGTGTGATTAAGCTTTATTGGATGATGGGCtgaataaaatgttaaaaaaaattttttgatccGCTGGTTGGATTTTGAAAGCCCATGACAATTAATTGCTCACGAAAAATGTTATAATGTGAACAAAACAATCAATCATCGGTCCacttttaagaatttttaatgTTAGGAATCAGTAGGAGTCTCTCTTGATAGTTGGagaaatttaaaatgatttttggatgaaatcataaatgtatattttttgtaaataatacTTATAATTTGTGACatctttttttgcatttttcatttctattgGATTGGAAATGAGACATTTTTTaagtatattaatattttttaaaatatgaatattttttattattcatatcatTTTCACTGCTAATGAGTTAagcaataaataataaaaaatattattttaaaaaattattttttaattaaatttaattaaatatttgtttttttcttcttctgtgctttttttttattgaactaagttaattattaaaataatttggtCATGCAATAGCTTTGCCGTAAAAGATTCTTTATTAATGTTGTTTGTAAAGGAAAAACATTTAAGAACCACATTCAACTTATGTTGTTGTCAGTAACAATGAGATATAACTATATTTGCAGTATGATTTAAAtagatttagaaaataaatttatttaatttgttatgaTTTGGATAATAtccatttgatttttattgaaaataatagaatttatatcaaataaacttaaaagcTATTTTGCAATGTACTCTAATTcaaattattgtaataaatatatataaataaatgatttgttggtatattatttttaaaaggattttaaattttataaaaatatgtgtattaataaaaaaatataaatgttttaaaaaatatgaatataataattaacttaggttatttattttaaaaattgttttatttaattaacagaAATTTGTTGACCTATATTAAAATAGtgtaatttcatttttcttttgtcaacGTCCACACCTATTTACGTTTGGTCTTAGAAATAACTTAAGgctatattttgaaaaaaacaaatatCATTTGAAATATTAAACCCTAAATAAAACATAGTTTGTCATATCTTTTGTGTTGTTTACGTTATGCAATTTTTTACGTgaatagaaaagataaaattgtaTAAATTTTATCTGAAAAATATAGAAGTTTGGATATAAAAATTGTTACCCTACCctactttatctattttttaaattctgtagatttttttgttgaaagcaatgaaaaaaaatatataaattgtacttgaaaattctaaaaattttagtagacgaacaaaaattaatttgaactGCGCTAATCTTTGGAAGGGATTAACAAAGAAGATCCactaaatttttacaaaattaaacaaaaatttttgctatACAAATACTAAACTTGTCTCCGATtttgagaataaaaaaagataagacactgaaaaataatatacaaaaaattaatacaaaaaataattagtatttttgtattttatttggtaataaagtagaacaaattttaaaaatttaatttattcatatttttttatataataaaattgcacaatatttttttatttttatttatattaaaattaattatatttgttattatttataattatttatataaatattattaaatatatataaataacaaatataaaacatttttattaattataacattattatttttttatgattatatgatatttattaatattaatttttaataaatacatacaaaTATATACGGGAGTAATCATCATGTTTTTTCTCATCCAGTATCATGATCTAATTTTTTATCCCTTTAGTACTATCATCATCTTTTTTCGGACACTCctcaaaaacatgtttttaggtTTTATGTCATCActcttaaaaaatttcaaaatttttcatctaattGTCATGGGCTTCCAAAATCCAACCAACGAATCAAAAACACTTTCCAACGTTTTATTCAGCCCATCATTCAATAAAGCTTAATCACACCACacatttaatcaattttaataaattgttaACACTTTATAGAACGAAATACGAGACCTGCTCTCCACCTGCTACTGTCAGCCTTTCTATCAGCTCACCTGTTCCAATGACACAGGGCTCCTGTGCACGCGTCGTAACTGCATCCCATCCACATCAAATCTATACCTCTGGATGTTTAACTCTATCCATACCATAGAACTTCCCCATATAGTAAGGCCaatatgaataaataatttaagggataagtattgttttgatcCCTAACGTTGGGGGTTGGAATTGAAACCGTCCCAAATGTAATCTTGGatttaaaatcattcttaaTGTTTTTTTCtgtattaaaatcattctttttaaaaaaataatttttaaaagacaaTAATACCCCCAACCCCCAACTGCACTACCCATTTTGCATTCTCTGCCACCACCGTTCTTTCTGCATTCTCCACCATCCCCTTTCTGCATTTTCCACCATCGCCACCCCTTTATTTCCATTATCAGCCATCCGATCATTTTGTATTTTCCACCACCACTGTTCATTCTGCATTCTTCACCACCGTCACCGCCCCTATTTTCACTATCAGCCATTTCTTtccacaacaacaataataacagaACATACATTCAAATTCAAGAGTCCATTATCAATAATAACAGAACATTTAAATCAATAATAACACAAACATTCaacattcaaaaaaatcaaatgaacaTAGAAATCAATACAAGTAGAAGCAGAAAGCagaaaaaattaacacaagaagAAGGCAGAAGCAGAAAGCAgaataaaaagtatataaaattaattattaaatatttttataaaaaagcctcatattttaaactatttaaattataatgttaataatttgataaatcagaagaaagagagaaatagTAAAagttgagaaagaaaaaaaatgatttttcattttaaaattttttaacttaaaaaaataaaaaactaaaaaaatatttgatagttAACTTTATTTAATTCTTATGTATttctattataattaattactatcaatattaaattaataaaaaaatctagatAACACTAAGAGttcacaaatattttaaattggtacagtataaataaaaagtttaatgtaataatttcttgtatgaaTGTAATGTATGATAAAATCGCTTATTACTTGCCTCTAATAAAGACATAAGATGAGTTGGAGTATTACAGATTGTAATAACAAGGTATTGTGTAAAATGGCCTTAGAGCCAATCatatttataaacaaaaattacaaCCAAAGtaaatctaaaataatatatcattaaaaactaaataaaatatttacactTTTTTTTAAGAGAGAAGGAATTACTCATCCAAAACTAAGGCCTCAACTTCCTTTTAACTTCAGTATTTAAGTTACCAAAAAGTTCTATTTTTATTCAGTGAAAACAAAATTATCAATACATACAACTATATATACACACAgtgataattcaaataaaacttcaacatcacaaaggatattgaACATTGTTCAACACTCTAATGGAAATTACATCATCACATGAAGAAATATTCCAAGCAATATCAAAACACCTGTAATTTTCTATATATTGTAGTCTGACTTATTAtgaatcaaataatatatatttacatCCCTTTTAGTGTTTTATATACACTTTTGCTTGCACTTTTTGAGGAAATcaactaatatatattacttCTATCtcatattatttatcttttttatttttattataaataaagtgttatttttaaattaatactattaaaaatataattatttatgtattttaattttttctatcaatttaaacttaaaaaaagatatgatatactataaaaaattttatgatctAAAAatctagaatttaatttttgttaaataaaaaaaattaacataaagataaaacaaaaagatgaaaaaaccTATGCATGCAGGCATGCTAGAAAAGCTATTCATGacttaaaacttttgaaaaaaatagtatCATGCATAATGATAAGTAGtactattaattatatttgacctattatatatcttttaatattaaataaaaagagaaaaaaatagaaaattaatgaaaagagaaaatataatgtaagaaatatttttgtctttttacaCTACAAAAAACACAGAAAATAGCAGTAATTTTTTCTGCGATTAGCAATTTTAGCAGTTAGCAAACTGCCCTGATTTGTAGTGCAGACAGTTGATTTGCCAGTGATTTTCAGTAACTACTGGTATAACCATCATTAATTCATTATAGATAATTTGGTAACGGTTCAAAATTACCGCAATACACTTTTGTCATAATTAATCTCATGTTTACTGGCGGAGGCAAAACTGCcgcaatttgatttttttttccaaatttttgcGGCTCTTCCCAACATGTCGCAATTGTTGCTgcgtaatttttaaatttgttttcgGCCGTTTTAGATCACCGCTAATCATTACCTtttcttataattatttaattatcttttcaataaaaattaattattttcttaaatattttacataagtaAAAAgagacaaattaaataataaaaaaaattcactttccTTCTTTTAAGAGATGCTAAAATGACATTCTTCTTCcctctatttataaaatatatattctatttctttataatttttaaaagacctCCTCTTTAatgcattttaaattttttgtgtaaactaagttaattttatgtattttttaagaaaaaataaattattttttataaaaatactttttagcaaaaattttactttttatgattaaattttgtttactaaaatactctttaacaaattatttgtctaccgattaaattgtatttttatcaaaatattcttttaaaatttttttaatgattaaattttttttctaagacaccttttaataatttttaattattaaattataattttatcaaaatttttattaacaattatttttgtactttactattaatttttcgatattaatgtatattattttaatattaaattaaaaaatttaccaCCGTTAATATGTATAACAGTTaatatgaataaataatttatttcatagAACTATTAAAACTTATTAACAactttatcaaaatttaaaaataacccGAGATggataaatttcaaatttaaaaaattaatatctcaTTTATTCACATCTTTATAAAACAAGTtccttaataattaaaatattattgaagggtatcttaagaaaaaaataatttaattataaaaattttaaaaaaatattttaaaaaaatataatttaatcaatagaaaaattatttgttaaagGATATTTTGCTAAATGAAatttaatcacaaaaaaaataaaatttttgctttgtaaaaaataatttattttttaaaaaaatgggtAAAGTTAATGTCAGTTAAtacaacaaatttaaaatagattaaagagGAGATTTTTAAGAGTTACAagaaaaaatgtatattttacaaataaaaaaaaaagtatcatTTTAGCATCGTGGAAGAGAGTgaaattttctctaaataatGTGAATCGAAGATTGTATAATTTTGACCAATTTAGATGGCTAATATTTAGAAAGTAatcaacaataaataattatctGGAGTTAATTATTTGCAAACAAATTACAAACTAAAGCTCTTCTCCCATCCCCCAAATGCTAATTACATGTATCTCAACTTTTATGTAACACTACATATAACACTATATACATGCTTAtatctctctctatatatacaGAAGCTATTGTTTAACACTCACCAGCCACCAACAACAATTCAACAAAATACCCTATATATGAAATGAAAGAAGGAACAAAACCAGAAGGAGTGAGTTCATGGCATGATGAACATAATAATGAGAAGAATATGCTGCATTTGaggaataataatagtaataaggaTATGGGTAGTCATGTGGCCCAGAAATTACATTAGGTTGTCCTCCTGATGAGCCTGatgatgaaggagaagaagggtTCTTTGGCGGCGGCggcggaggaggagaaggagaaggaggaggctGAGGCAACGGTTGCGATTGCGAGGGTGGTGGATAGTTGAAAGAAGGTTGATGTGGAGCAAAGGGTATTTTTGGAATTGTTGGTGGAGGAAATGATGTTAGaagtggtggtggaggaggGTTTGATGTTATGATTAGagaaggtggtggtggtgggtaTGATGTTaaaagtggtggtggtggtggtggaaggTTTGGATTTGATGTTTGAATTGGTGGTGGTaaaggattattattattatttgaattatttgaGGGGGATGTTGTAGGATTATTattatggtttgaatttgatgtaGCAAGAGATGGAGGCGGTGAACATATTGTTGGACACGTGGCACATTCACTAATGCAATATAGATTTAaaccctcatcatcatcatcaactttGTCTTCAAATGTTACTTTGGCTAACAAAGCAAGAACAATGAATAAAGATAGCAAAGGCGTTTTGATGAATTCCATGTTGTGTTAATAACTATTAAAGAGAGGTATGTATGTTCATATGGCCCTAGTGAAATAATGTGTATATTAATTTGGATTACTATGGTGTGTGTGTTATAGAAACAAATAAAGTGATGAGAATGAAGTAGGTTATTATAGTTATATGTGACTTTTTGTTGGGAACTTTGATTCTATATGCTTGCTTAAGGACAAGGTGTGTTGATGCATGGCAGAAAAGCATTAATTCTCTTACTTTCTTTCACTTCATAATCAAGTATCAGATTTAACTTTAACCATTTTTTATGAGTATTTCCTTTCCTTTTACCTTTTTGTTTAGTAGTGACatgagttttattttttttttccttagatAAATAACCACTTGAACTAAGTTGATAGTTAGAAATGAGTGGCACACTTTATtatacattttaaatattaaaataaatgttttaaaaaattaatgtttaaaCATACacatttttatagtatttttattaattattttaatactaaaaaataaaagtacaaGAAAAATGTACACAAGATTAAACTAATAATATGTGtcactttaaaaatttaataaatcaaaGATGAGAGACTAAATAACTTCTCAAAAAAAGTTTAGAGAGGAATTTAGGAATTTattaatcttattattattatacctATGGACACTACTTCCAATTGCATCTTCATGGTAAACTACCAAATTGGTAGGGGAATCCGGAGGAAAGCTTCTTTACCAATTTACCCTTTCTTCTTATACCTTTCCCCAAACATAATCTAACTTTGCTATTGGATCAACCGGGGTGGTGCCTTTATTAGTGTTATATATACTTTCATATGATAATCAATTCATATACTTTACTTTGAAAGCTAGTATTCTTACTCAACTTTTTACTTGTCATTTCCACACACAGATTCTCCTTTGAAAGAACCCAAATGAATAATCAATAATGTAACTTTTCAACTTGGATAAGTCAAGTAATTAACTTATTAATCTGTTTAAGTAAgtgttaaaaatttgaatttcatttagtgacaaatttttaaatg
This portion of the Arachis duranensis cultivar V14167 chromosome 6, aradu.V14167.gnm2.J7QH, whole genome shotgun sequence genome encodes:
- the LOC107495472 gene encoding uncharacterized protein LOC107495472, producing MPTLNLFTNIPVDTVVASDILRDATKAVAKIIGKPESYVMILLNGSVPIAFAGSEEPAAYGELISIGGLDPSVNGKLSSTIADILKTKLFIDSSRFYIKFYDVQVYSCFLNSYLQVFALFLYPIYLYYK
- the LOC107495471 gene encoding leucine-rich repeat extensin-like protein 3, whose protein sequence is MEFIKTPLLSLFIVLALLAKVTFEDKVDDDDEGLNLYCISECATCPTICSPPPSLATSNSNHNNNPTTSPSNNSNNNNNPLPPPIQTSNPNLPPPPPPLLTSYPPPPPSLIITSNPPPPPLLTSFPPPTIPKIPFAPHQPSFNYPPPSQSQPLPQPPPSPSPPPPPPPKNPSSPSSSGSSGGQPNVISGPHDYPYPYYYYYSSNAAYSSHYYVHHAMNSLLLVLFLLSFHI